One window of Candidatus Nitrospira kreftii genomic DNA carries:
- a CDS encoding hypothetical protein (conserved hypothetical protein): protein MELKWQDTEDLAIRLVEEHPETDPLTVRFTDMHAWVVALSDFKDDPKKSNEKILEAIQMAWHEEYQDSKS, encoded by the coding sequence ATGGAGCTGAAGTGGCAAGACACCGAAGATCTTGCGATACGCTTGGTCGAAGAACACCCTGAGACGGATCCCCTGACCGTACGCTTCACCGACATGCATGCCTGGGTCGTGGCACTATCTGACTTTAAGGACGATCCAAAGAAGTCGAACGAGAAAATCTTAGAAGCAATTCAAATGGCGTGGCACGAAGAGTATCAGGATTCGAAATCGTAG
- a CDS encoding hypothetical protein (conserved protein of unknown function): MPVKNHGETTDTRLIEKALMEHAQLKWIVTQDKELVHVAASLEPLIPRFLSNRKNEVVRMREALTVQDFETVRTVAHGMKDAGGSYGFDRITEIAAAVEQAAKTDDALTIECHLPALSSYLAQVKVVCD; encoded by the coding sequence ATGCCTGTCAAGAATCATGGAGAAACGACCGATACCAGACTGATCGAGAAAGCACTCATGGAACACGCGCAGCTTAAATGGATAGTTACTCAAGACAAAGAACTCGTGCACGTCGCTGCCTCCTTGGAACCGCTCATACCGAGATTCCTCAGCAACCGCAAGAATGAAGTCGTGAGGATGCGGGAAGCCTTGACCGTCCAGGACTTTGAAACCGTGCGCACAGTGGCGCACGGGATGAAAGACGCAGGGGGAAGTTACGGCTTCGACCGAATCACCGAGATTGCCGCAGCCGTCGAACAAGCAGCGAAGACGGACGACGCATTGACAATTGAATGTCATCTCCCCGCGCTAAGTTCTTATCTCGCCCAAGTCAAGGTCGTGTGCGACTGA
- a CDS encoding Two-component system response regulator (modular protein), which translates to MKHTVLVVEDEQDTADLLKRVLEREGFSVLQAKDGRQASALIGTVRPPSLVLLDLVVPYVSGPEVLKLLRHHPDWKNIPVIVVSADNYEPDIQRALSEGATAYVTKQKGSVGLLQAIKRLLAAAPAQGQMVAKVASAAPRKGRVSMRRRLQSNQRKKRAA; encoded by the coding sequence ATGAAACACACAGTCCTGGTCGTAGAAGATGAACAGGATACCGCGGATCTGTTGAAACGCGTCTTGGAGCGGGAAGGCTTCTCGGTCCTCCAAGCCAAAGATGGACGTCAGGCCTCCGCCTTGATCGGAACCGTCCGCCCACCCTCGCTGGTTCTGCTGGATCTCGTGGTCCCCTATGTCAGTGGACCGGAAGTACTGAAGCTCTTACGCCATCATCCTGATTGGAAAAACATCCCTGTGATCGTCGTCAGCGCCGACAACTATGAGCCGGATATTCAACGGGCACTGAGCGAAGGCGCCACGGCCTATGTGACGAAACAGAAGGGATCCGTTGGTCTGCTGCAGGCGATAAAGCGACTCCTGGCTGCTGCACCGGCACAGGGGCAGATGGTTGCCAAGGTAGCCAGCGCGGCTCCTCGAAAAGGACGTGTATCGATGCGCCGTCGCCTTCAGAGTAACCAGAGAAAGAAACGGGCTGCATGA
- a CDS encoding FeS cluster assembly protein — MDTTNVETQTPIISLTDSALKEVKRLINVQGIEEGGLRLGVKGGGCSGLSYTINFDDKIGQYDQIYAIDGVKVIIDAKSAIYLQGTQLDYQKDLMGGNFKFINPNANKTCGCGESFSA, encoded by the coding sequence ATGGACACAACCAACGTAGAGACTCAGACTCCGATCATCTCGCTGACCGACTCGGCGTTGAAGGAAGTCAAGCGGTTGATCAATGTACAAGGGATCGAAGAAGGTGGACTACGTCTTGGGGTGAAGGGAGGAGGCTGTTCCGGCTTGAGCTATACGATTAATTTCGATGACAAGATCGGGCAGTACGATCAAATCTATGCGATCGACGGTGTGAAAGTGATCATCGACGCCAAGAGCGCGATCTATCTCCAAGGCACGCAATTGGATTATCAAAAGGACCTAATGGGCGGAAACTTCAAGTTCATCAACCCAAACGCCAACAAGACCTGCGGCTGCGGAGAATCGTTCTCCGCCTGA
- a CDS encoding hypothetical protein (conserved protein of unknown function) produces the protein MRIRKKTPKPSAKRPPLYFLGYRGTTPATDEVKAIYDREYGGPLVIRHEEGSAESWQATHGPWSAHVVMPLPMSHVAEVMKQLAWEHEIMGAVAPSLASPRDMPDVVLLGARLARCLTLLSQGTAHDVIMQAYINPSDWQQRALTSFVLDDHLSIVHDDASHDDRVWSYSLGLSKFGLDEVELFTNKGLSDSTAKEVLIAAAGELLRVGHAAKVGTSLDLPQLGRSVQITNYRTAAPAGRMLGFRELRNS, from the coding sequence ATGAGAATTCGCAAGAAGACCCCGAAGCCGTCCGCCAAGCGTCCGCCTCTCTACTTTCTCGGCTATCGGGGTACGACTCCTGCGACCGATGAGGTCAAAGCAATCTATGACCGCGAGTACGGTGGTCCTCTGGTCATCCGTCATGAAGAGGGGTCGGCTGAGTCCTGGCAGGCCACGCATGGGCCCTGGTCGGCTCATGTGGTGATGCCATTGCCGATGAGTCATGTCGCTGAGGTCATGAAACAGCTGGCCTGGGAACACGAGATCATGGGTGCGGTGGCCCCATCTCTTGCCTCTCCCCGGGATATGCCGGATGTCGTCCTTCTTGGGGCACGCCTTGCTCGTTGTTTGACCCTGTTGTCACAAGGTACGGCGCATGATGTCATCATGCAGGCGTACATCAATCCGTCGGACTGGCAGCAGCGCGCCCTCACAAGTTTTGTCTTGGACGACCATCTGTCTATCGTGCATGACGACGCTTCACACGACGATCGGGTGTGGTCGTACTCGTTGGGATTGAGCAAGTTCGGACTGGATGAGGTCGAACTATTCACAAATAAGGGACTCTCCGACAGCACTGCCAAGGAAGTTCTCATAGCAGCAGCCGGCGAGTTACTACGGGTGGGACATGCTGCGAAGGTTGGAACATCGCTCGATCTTCCTCAGCTTGGTCGTTCGGTTCAAATCACGAACTATAGGACTGCGGCACCTGCCGGACGGATGTTGGGATTCCGAGAGCTGAGAAATTCCTGA
- a CDS encoding GTP-binding protein — MSTIRAPHDRRNDIRNIAIIAHVDHGKTTLVDAVLRQTHVHRKIDDMGERIMDSMDQERERGITIRAKNASVIYNGVKINIVDTPGHADFGGEVERTLRMVDGVLILVDAKEGPMPQTTFVLRKALALGHKAIVVINKIDRPDAVIDDVVNRTFDLFVHLGATDEQLDFPIVYTSAIKGIATLDVNKPGTDIVPLLDTVLEQIPAPAIHADAPLQILVLALVQDPYKGKMGIGKIQSGSIARRQNVMVLGKNGAQIPGKVSDLAVYSGLERADTDQAAAGEIVAVAGLDEVSIGDTIADADKPVALPRVTIDEPTVQMTFSVNNSPFAGREGKFLTSRHLRERLFKELETNVSLRVNETDSADRFLVAGRGELHLSVLIEQMRREGYELQVSQPEVILHREGGAVMEPYEELTIQVPETYQGTVIEEIGKRRGEMRHMRLIHSDVGTSEMHLEYHIPTRGIMGLKNVLLAKTRGTVIMHHVFTAYEPAEERDLIVAPHGSLVAYEDGLSTGYAIFMTQERGAMFIGPGVEVYRGMVVGQNSRDEDLDVNVCKEKHLSNMRASGSDEALVLTPPREMTLEFALEYIGADELVEVTPQNLRLRKRLLNPDDRRKARKAGK; from the coding sequence ATGTCCACGATTCGCGCCCCACATGATCGCCGGAACGATATCCGGAATATCGCCATCATCGCTCACGTTGACCACGGCAAGACGACTTTGGTCGATGCTGTGCTCCGTCAAACCCATGTCCATCGCAAGATCGACGACATGGGTGAACGCATCATGGACTCAATGGACCAGGAACGGGAGCGCGGGATCACGATCCGCGCGAAGAACGCCAGCGTCATCTACAACGGTGTGAAGATCAATATTGTCGATACGCCGGGCCATGCCGATTTCGGCGGTGAAGTGGAACGTACGCTCCGCATGGTAGATGGCGTGTTGATATTGGTCGATGCAAAAGAAGGCCCCATGCCGCAAACGACGTTCGTGTTGCGGAAAGCCTTAGCGCTCGGGCACAAAGCTATTGTCGTCATCAACAAGATCGATCGGCCCGATGCAGTCATTGATGATGTGGTCAACCGCACCTTCGACCTCTTCGTCCACCTAGGGGCCACGGACGAACAACTCGATTTTCCGATCGTCTACACATCGGCAATCAAAGGGATCGCGACGCTCGATGTCAATAAGCCGGGGACCGACATCGTCCCGCTGCTCGATACCGTCCTGGAGCAGATTCCTGCGCCAGCCATTCATGCCGATGCCCCGCTCCAAATCCTCGTCCTGGCTCTCGTGCAAGATCCCTATAAAGGCAAAATGGGAATCGGCAAGATTCAGTCCGGTTCCATTGCTCGGCGACAGAATGTCATGGTGCTCGGCAAAAACGGCGCACAGATCCCCGGCAAGGTATCCGACCTCGCGGTGTATTCGGGCCTCGAGCGGGCCGACACCGACCAAGCGGCGGCAGGCGAAATCGTCGCGGTCGCGGGACTCGATGAAGTGAGCATCGGCGATACCATCGCCGATGCCGACAAGCCGGTTGCCCTCCCGCGCGTGACTATCGATGAACCGACGGTTCAGATGACGTTTTCCGTGAATAACAGCCCTTTCGCCGGACGGGAGGGGAAGTTCCTGACATCACGCCATTTGCGTGAGCGCCTCTTCAAGGAGCTCGAGACCAACGTGTCGCTCCGCGTGAATGAGACTGACAGCGCGGATCGCTTCCTCGTGGCAGGCCGGGGCGAACTCCATCTTTCGGTATTGATCGAACAAATGCGACGGGAAGGATACGAGCTGCAAGTCTCGCAACCAGAAGTCATCCTCCATCGTGAAGGCGGTGCCGTCATGGAGCCGTACGAGGAGTTGACCATCCAGGTACCGGAGACCTATCAAGGCACGGTGATCGAGGAAATTGGAAAGCGCCGAGGTGAAATGCGCCACATGCGGCTCATTCATTCCGATGTCGGCACCAGTGAAATGCACCTCGAATACCATATCCCAACCCGTGGCATCATGGGGCTGAAGAACGTGCTGTTGGCAAAGACTCGGGGAACCGTCATCATGCACCATGTCTTCACGGCGTACGAACCGGCCGAGGAACGGGACTTGATCGTGGCTCCGCACGGCTCATTGGTCGCCTACGAAGATGGTCTGAGCACAGGGTATGCCATCTTCATGACTCAGGAACGTGGCGCCATGTTCATTGGCCCAGGCGTCGAGGTTTACCGAGGAATGGTCGTGGGTCAAAACAGCCGGGACGAAGACCTCGATGTGAATGTGTGCAAGGAGAAACACCTCTCCAATATGCGGGCATCGGGTTCCGACGAAGCCTTGGTTCTCACCCCTCCACGCGAAATGACGCTGGAGTTCGCGTTGGAATATATCGGAGCCGATGAGCTGGTCGAGGTCACGCCACAAAACCTCCGCCTCCGAAAGCGCCTATTGAACCCGGACGACCGCCGAAAGGCACGAAAAGCCGGGAAATAA
- a CDS encoding hypothetical protein (conserved protein of unknown function) — protein MSGEYFCERCVKVQPVSKDTDYFTCLGVPRRLTLDPKKLEAKFYELSRAFHPDFYQTKSPTEQTISLGNAAVLNTAYRTLRDPIQRAEYLLALEAGSVKDIRTSPPADLFEEILELQDTLDQYRASDRDSDEGHRLRTMLQGEQQTLERRREEMESQLRQLSTDWDQLQDRGEATSQARTERDRILKHMRDLLSNRTYVNNIVSDLAATIA, from the coding sequence ATGTCGGGGGAATATTTCTGCGAACGGTGCGTGAAGGTCCAGCCGGTGTCGAAGGACACTGATTACTTCACTTGTCTCGGAGTCCCACGGCGACTCACGTTGGACCCCAAAAAGCTGGAAGCGAAGTTCTACGAATTGAGCCGAGCCTTTCACCCTGATTTTTATCAAACTAAGAGCCCGACGGAACAAACGATCAGCCTGGGCAACGCCGCCGTGCTCAATACGGCTTATCGGACGCTTCGTGATCCCATACAACGAGCGGAGTATCTCCTGGCCCTAGAAGCCGGCTCGGTCAAGGATATCCGAACGTCTCCTCCAGCCGACCTCTTCGAGGAAATCCTGGAACTACAAGATACCTTGGATCAGTACAGGGCCTCGGATCGCGATTCTGACGAGGGCCATCGGCTCCGTACCATGCTCCAAGGGGAGCAACAGACACTGGAGCGGCGCCGTGAAGAAATGGAGTCGCAGCTTCGGCAGCTCTCTACAGACTGGGATCAGCTACAGGACAGAGGAGAAGCCACGAGCCAGGCAAGGACAGAGCGGGATCGAATCTTGAAACACATGCGCGATTTACTGTCAAACCGAACCTACGTCAACAACATCGTCAGCGATCTGGCAGCAACGATTGCCTGA
- a CDS encoding Transcriptional regulator codes for MGNASSASVPTILMIEDHDDTACLVRFILERHGYTVRHAPDGRNAKRLTETSEPPELVLLDISLPSLSSLEVLRAIRSTPEWQWVPIIMLTANGRPESIAEATTLGATEYLKKPFSPEHLLRTIASFVPKPSAQPTPEVAHP; via the coding sequence ATGGGTAATGCATCGAGCGCTTCTGTGCCGACGATACTCATGATCGAAGATCACGACGACACGGCTTGCTTGGTACGGTTCATCCTTGAACGTCACGGCTATACAGTCCGGCATGCCCCTGATGGACGGAACGCCAAACGCCTGACAGAAACGAGTGAGCCTCCCGAGTTAGTATTGCTCGATATCTCACTGCCCTCCCTGTCGAGTTTAGAGGTCCTGCGCGCCATTCGATCGACACCGGAATGGCAGTGGGTTCCGATCATCATGCTGACCGCCAACGGACGCCCAGAATCGATTGCCGAGGCGACTACCCTTGGCGCGACGGAATATTTAAAGAAACCCTTCTCTCCGGAACATCTTCTCCGGACCATCGCATCGTTCGTGCCGAAGCCTAGCGCTCAACCAACGCCTGAAGTCGCCCATCCTTGA
- a CDS encoding Chaperone protein DnaK — protein MSRIVGIDLGTTNSLIAYMKDGQPCVVPDRHGRTMVPSVVAMTDNGLVVGDSAKEHLTRNPERTVYSVKRFMGKGLADVQSELAYFPYHLSETGGVIRIRLGPKNYSPPQISAMILKELKRRAEAHLGESLTKAVITVPAYFNDSQRQATKDAGLIAGLEVLRIINEPTAASLAYGLQEKTQGTIAVYDFGGGTFDISILKLKDGIFEVLATNGDTHLGGDDLDRVLVDHLVADIRDQRGTDIGSYPDHMQAVRLEAERAKIRLSDELKTEITIELPEDNGRFTRELTRDQLESLVVRIIERTLAPCRIALKDAGLTPNDIDEVVLVGGSTRMPLVRQRVEALFGKVPHCHLNPDEVVALGAAVQADILGGGTTDMLLLDVTPLSLGIETMGGVMSSLIRRNTTIPASAKEMFTTYVDGQTGVDIHILQGERELVKDNRSLARFRLKVPPLPAGVPRIEVTFLIDANGILNVTAKDMRTGQSQSIEVKPSYGLSDTEVERMIEDSFKFAAEDVSARKLIEARLDADALIKTTEKSLVEAGHLVPTAEIDGIRTSLAHLSASKDGTDARVIRARMAELEQAAQHLNVAMLDESLKKSLHGKKVTDM, from the coding sequence ATGTCACGTATAGTCGGCATCGACCTCGGCACTACTAATTCGCTGATCGCATACATGAAGGACGGTCAACCCTGCGTTGTTCCGGACCGCCACGGTCGGACGATGGTGCCATCGGTCGTCGCCATGACGGATAATGGTTTGGTCGTCGGAGATTCCGCCAAGGAGCATTTAACCCGGAATCCGGAACGGACCGTCTATTCCGTCAAACGGTTTATGGGAAAAGGGCTGGCGGATGTCCAAAGCGAGTTGGCCTATTTCCCTTACCATCTCAGTGAAACCGGAGGCGTGATCCGAATCCGTTTGGGCCCAAAGAATTACTCGCCGCCGCAGATTTCCGCCATGATCCTCAAAGAATTGAAGCGGCGCGCGGAAGCCCACCTCGGCGAAAGCCTTACGAAAGCAGTCATCACCGTTCCAGCTTATTTCAATGACAGCCAGCGTCAGGCCACAAAGGATGCGGGCCTGATCGCGGGGTTGGAAGTGCTCCGGATCATCAATGAACCGACCGCCGCCTCGCTCGCGTATGGGCTTCAGGAAAAAACGCAAGGGACGATCGCCGTCTATGACTTCGGTGGCGGGACCTTCGATATCTCGATCCTGAAGTTGAAAGACGGCATCTTTGAGGTGCTGGCGACTAACGGCGACACCCACCTTGGTGGGGACGATCTCGATCGGGTGCTGGTCGATCATCTTGTCGCAGACATACGAGACCAGCGTGGGACTGATATCGGCAGTTACCCCGATCATATGCAGGCTGTCCGGTTAGAAGCCGAGCGGGCCAAGATACGCCTTTCTGACGAACTCAAAACAGAGATCACCATCGAGCTCCCGGAAGACAACGGACGCTTTACCAGAGAGTTGACACGTGATCAGCTCGAGTCTCTCGTGGTGAGGATCATCGAACGTACCCTGGCCCCCTGTCGCATCGCGTTGAAAGACGCCGGGCTCACTCCGAATGATATCGACGAGGTCGTGTTAGTGGGTGGCTCCACCCGTATGCCTTTGGTTCGGCAGCGTGTCGAAGCGCTGTTCGGTAAGGTTCCGCATTGCCATCTGAACCCGGATGAAGTCGTCGCGCTCGGGGCGGCTGTGCAAGCCGATATCCTGGGCGGCGGGACGACGGACATGTTGCTGCTGGACGTGACACCCCTGTCTCTCGGCATCGAAACGATGGGTGGAGTCATGAGCAGCTTAATTCGCCGGAATACGACCATTCCAGCGAGCGCGAAGGAGATGTTCACCACCTATGTCGACGGCCAGACCGGGGTAGACATCCACATCCTGCAGGGCGAGCGCGAGCTCGTCAAAGACAACCGGAGCCTGGCACGATTCCGCCTCAAAGTGCCGCCGCTTCCGGCAGGGGTACCCCGCATCGAGGTGACCTTTTTGATCGACGCGAACGGCATCTTGAACGTGACCGCAAAGGATATGCGGACCGGGCAAAGTCAGTCGATCGAGGTCAAACCTTCGTATGGATTATCCGACACGGAAGTGGAACGGATGATCGAAGATTCATTCAAATTCGCAGCCGAGGACGTCAGCGCTCGGAAGTTGATCGAAGCTCGGTTGGACGCCGACGCGTTGATAAAGACCACTGAGAAATCTCTGGTCGAAGCAGGACACCTCGTCCCGACCGCGGAGATCGACGGCATTCGTACGTCGCTCGCTCACCTCTCTGCGTCGAAAGATGGTACCGATGCTCGCGTCATCCGTGCACGCATGGCAGAGCTTGAACAGGCTGCACAGCACTTGAACGTGGCCATGTTGGACGAATCGCTTAAAAAAAGCCTGCACGGAAAGAAAGTAACCGACATGTAA
- a CDS encoding Iron-sulfur cluster assembly scaffold protein IscU, whose amino-acid sequence MAYSDKVVDHFNNPRNMGSFKKDEEGVGTGMVGAPECGDVMKLQIKVQNDTIVDAKFKTFGCGSAIASSSLATEWLKGKTIEEAQKIKNTDIVQELNLPPVKIHCSVLAEDAIKAALTDYQKKSDAQSTDTK is encoded by the coding sequence ATGGCATACAGCGATAAAGTCGTCGATCATTTCAACAACCCCCGCAACATGGGGAGCTTCAAGAAGGACGAGGAAGGTGTGGGCACCGGGATGGTGGGAGCCCCAGAGTGCGGCGACGTCATGAAGCTACAGATCAAGGTGCAAAACGATACGATCGTCGATGCCAAATTCAAGACGTTCGGCTGTGGTTCGGCCATCGCCAGCTCCAGTTTGGCCACCGAATGGCTGAAGGGAAAGACCATCGAGGAAGCCCAGAAGATCAAGAATACGGACATCGTTCAAGAATTGAATCTTCCTCCGGTGAAAATTCACTGTTCCGTCCTCGCGGAAGATGCCATCAAAGCGGCCTTGACCGACTATCAGAAGAAAAGCGACGCCCAGTCGACCGACACCAAGTAA
- a CDS encoding hypothetical protein (conserved protein of unknown function), whose amino-acid sequence MPRDDRFTEMIQKPPRRHLRRWQVVLIGLVAVTIVGATTVTGVVWHFANDLPSLDLLQNYQPSLVTTVYSDDGQSIGQFFIERRILTPLAEIPKTLTQAVIATEDARFFEHPGLDYIGMLRAAWTNIRHGGRKVEGASTITQQLARSLFLSSERSYERKIRELVLAYKMEAVSGKEQILETYLNQIYFGQGAYGVGSAARSYFGKDIRELTLAESAFLAGLPKSPSRFSPFTAYELAKKRQEHVLSRMEEVGFITTAEREAAARENLNFNRPGSEHLAPYFVEYVRQLLVAKYGESMVYKGGLQIHTTLNVEMQKAAEAAFLNGIRELDKREGWRGPRRTVDLTTFQLSELAPTDQLLKPGSLGEGVVLKVAKDHYVVQVGSFTAKLAFDDMAWAKRILKGFDPGVDFVVNPNLKQILKPGDVIEIGIKKMTKDGIQLTLEQTPIVEGGLIAIDPKVGAIRAMVGGYDFSRSEYNRAVQAHRQPGSAFKPLIYATAMSQGLSPATQILDAPVVYEQEEEDKIWKPENYGRRFHGMVSLRDALAQSHNLATVRLLDKVGVKNVIEFSRSVGVTSALPADLSLGLGSSSIGLMELTSVYGVFLNQGSRAEPFAIKSVRDSSGNTLEAIEPESREVITKETAYLITNMMEDVVQKGTGQAAKVLERPIAGKTGTTNDYINAWFIGGTPNLVTGVYVGFDDRRSLGVNETGARAALPIWMAFVKEALKQLPVVPFEIPDGVMFVKVDSSTGLLESEQGADGEGDNGTVELFSKGSEPTQAVKRRVDPTDFYKMDQIPERQPTEERDVE is encoded by the coding sequence ATGCCGAGAGACGATCGATTTACCGAGATGATTCAAAAACCGCCACGCCGCCATCTGCGTCGGTGGCAGGTCGTGCTGATCGGGCTGGTCGCCGTCACCATCGTCGGCGCGACGACCGTCACGGGCGTGGTGTGGCATTTTGCGAATGATCTCCCATCACTCGACCTCCTTCAGAACTACCAACCCAGCTTGGTTACCACCGTCTACTCGGATGATGGCCAATCCATCGGACAGTTCTTCATCGAGCGGCGGATCCTGACGCCACTGGCTGAAATTCCCAAGACGCTCACGCAGGCGGTAATCGCCACCGAGGACGCGCGGTTTTTTGAACATCCAGGATTGGACTATATTGGTATGTTGCGAGCCGCGTGGACCAACATTCGGCACGGTGGGAGAAAGGTGGAAGGCGCCAGCACGATCACGCAACAGTTGGCGCGGTCGTTGTTTCTGTCGTCGGAGCGTTCCTACGAGCGAAAAATTCGCGAGCTCGTCTTGGCCTACAAGATGGAAGCCGTCTCGGGGAAAGAGCAGATTCTCGAAACCTATCTGAACCAGATCTACTTTGGTCAGGGGGCTTATGGAGTCGGCTCAGCAGCACGCTCTTATTTCGGGAAAGACATCAGAGAGCTGACCCTTGCTGAATCGGCATTCTTAGCGGGGCTTCCTAAATCCCCCAGCCGGTTTTCTCCGTTCACGGCCTATGAGCTTGCAAAGAAGCGGCAAGAGCATGTGCTCAGCCGAATGGAGGAAGTTGGATTTATCACCACGGCGGAGCGGGAAGCAGCCGCTCGGGAGAACCTGAATTTCAACCGGCCTGGCAGCGAGCATCTCGCCCCATACTTCGTTGAGTATGTCAGGCAATTGCTCGTGGCAAAATATGGAGAGTCGATGGTCTACAAGGGCGGTCTCCAGATCCACACGACCTTGAACGTCGAGATGCAGAAGGCGGCGGAAGCCGCGTTCTTAAACGGAATCCGTGAGCTCGACAAACGGGAAGGGTGGCGAGGGCCGCGCCGCACCGTCGACTTAACGACGTTCCAACTTTCAGAACTGGCACCGACTGATCAGTTGTTGAAGCCGGGAAGTTTGGGAGAGGGGGTCGTTCTCAAGGTTGCCAAAGATCACTACGTCGTACAAGTCGGATCATTCACTGCAAAGCTCGCATTTGACGATATGGCATGGGCCAAACGGATTCTGAAAGGGTTCGACCCTGGGGTGGACTTCGTGGTCAACCCGAATCTGAAACAGATTCTGAAGCCAGGAGATGTCATCGAAATCGGGATCAAGAAGATGACGAAAGATGGGATCCAACTCACTCTGGAGCAGACACCCATTGTTGAGGGAGGTCTGATTGCGATCGATCCGAAGGTCGGTGCGATACGGGCCATGGTGGGTGGGTATGATTTTTCTCGCAGCGAGTATAATCGCGCGGTCCAAGCCCACCGGCAGCCCGGATCCGCGTTTAAACCTCTCATCTATGCTACTGCGATGAGCCAGGGGTTAAGTCCGGCCACGCAGATCCTCGACGCTCCAGTGGTGTATGAGCAAGAAGAGGAAGACAAGATTTGGAAACCTGAAAACTACGGACGGAGGTTTCATGGCATGGTGAGCCTCCGCGATGCGCTGGCACAGTCGCACAATCTGGCGACGGTTCGGTTGTTGGACAAGGTTGGTGTGAAGAACGTGATTGAGTTCTCACGATCGGTCGGAGTCACGAGTGCGCTCCCGGCCGATCTCTCCCTGGGGCTTGGCTCCTCTTCGATTGGTTTGATGGAATTGACCTCGGTATACGGCGTGTTTCTCAATCAGGGGAGTCGAGCGGAGCCGTTTGCTATCAAATCGGTAAGGGATAGTTCCGGGAACACGCTCGAAGCGATCGAGCCCGAATCTCGTGAGGTTATCACGAAAGAAACCGCGTATCTCATTACCAACATGATGGAAGATGTCGTGCAGAAGGGAACCGGACAGGCTGCGAAGGTTTTGGAGCGCCCGATCGCGGGGAAGACCGGCACGACCAACGACTACATCAACGCCTGGTTTATCGGGGGCACGCCGAACTTGGTCACCGGTGTGTATGTCGGGTTTGATGACCGCCGTTCCCTCGGTGTGAATGAAACCGGGGCTCGCGCGGCCTTGCCGATCTGGATGGCCTTTGTGAAAGAAGCGCTCAAGCAGCTTCCCGTCGTACCGTTCGAAATTCCGGACGGTGTCATGTTTGTGAAGGTGGATTCCTCGACGGGACTTCTGGAGTCTGAACAGGGCGCAGATGGAGAGGGTGATAACGGAACGGTGGAGCTTTTCTCTAAAGGCAGTGAGCCCACCCAAGCCGTCAAACGGCGAGTGGACCCCACCGATTTCTACAAGATGGATCAAATTCCAGAGAGGCAACCGACGGAAGAGCGAGATGTGGAATAG
- a CDS encoding Peroxiredoxin — protein sequence MSDVAPEIKAGDTAPDFNLKDQDQKDVKLSDYKGKKNVVLCFYPLDWSPVCQGENKCLTDDFPKFQSANAELFGVSCDSFFSHKAWADSLDLKHRLLSDVHRTTAKSYGLYFEPLNCSKRATVIVDKNGKVAYVKVQEIKTAREDKEILDALSKLN from the coding sequence ATGAGCGACGTAGCACCGGAAATCAAGGCGGGCGATACGGCACCGGACTTCAACCTGAAGGATCAAGACCAGAAGGACGTGAAGTTGAGCGACTACAAAGGCAAGAAGAACGTCGTGCTCTGCTTCTATCCGCTGGATTGGAGCCCTGTCTGCCAGGGCGAAAACAAGTGTTTGACCGATGACTTCCCCAAGTTTCAGTCTGCAAACGCCGAACTGTTCGGCGTCAGCTGCGACAGCTTCTTTTCCCACAAAGCGTGGGCGGACTCCCTGGACCTGAAACACCGCCTGCTGTCGGACGTGCACCGGACGACCGCGAAGTCCTATGGTCTCTATTTCGAGCCGCTCAACTGCTCCAAGCGCGCGACCGTCATCGTCGATAAGAACGGCAAGGTCGCCTATGTGAAGGTGCAGGAGATCAAGACTGCGCGAGAGGATAAAGAGATTCTCGATGCGCTCTCGAAACTGAACTAA